A region of Kribbella sp. NBC_01245 DNA encodes the following proteins:
- a CDS encoding mandelate racemase/muconate lactonizing enzyme family protein, giving the protein MTVITNVEALVLDGRVEYGKRLDDGEMAGPRYASLIKVSTDAGITGYADVDSHPWIVQALVNAPTQIPEFCAGLRDAVVGQSVWNRTALWERMYRHSWYHGRRGPALHAMSGIDLAVWDIAGRLAGRPIHDLLGGARRDRVLAYASTLFRETPEEMRKAARSYLDRGFRAIKFGWGAWGADPARDRSLLAAVRDEVGPDVHLMVDGHLPGDLSAVRRILDGLAEFGLQWVEEPLPADRPGDLAALGRTTNVRVATGEQLGGVGEFEELLATEGVSVVQPDLSRCGGFTAIQTIAPLALARGALVVPHAWTSQLLTAASLHVNAWLPGPVFQEYNASSAPLASTLATGLELVDGHVLLPPGPGLGITVDENVVEAHRIL; this is encoded by the coding sequence ATGACCGTGATCACCAACGTCGAGGCGCTCGTGCTGGACGGCCGAGTGGAGTACGGTAAGCGCCTCGACGACGGGGAGATGGCCGGGCCGCGTTATGCCAGCCTGATCAAGGTCAGCACCGACGCGGGGATCACCGGCTACGCGGACGTCGACTCGCATCCGTGGATCGTGCAGGCCTTGGTCAACGCGCCGACGCAGATCCCGGAGTTCTGTGCGGGGCTGCGCGACGCCGTTGTCGGGCAGAGCGTGTGGAACCGGACGGCCTTGTGGGAAAGGATGTACCGGCATTCCTGGTATCACGGCCGCCGCGGCCCGGCGTTGCACGCGATGAGCGGGATCGACCTCGCCGTCTGGGATATCGCGGGCCGGCTCGCGGGACGCCCGATCCACGACCTGCTCGGTGGTGCCCGTCGCGACCGCGTGCTCGCGTACGCCAGCACGTTGTTCCGGGAGACGCCGGAGGAGATGCGCAAGGCCGCCCGGTCTTACCTGGACCGGGGATTCCGCGCGATCAAGTTCGGTTGGGGCGCGTGGGGTGCGGATCCGGCGCGCGATCGGTCGTTGCTCGCGGCGGTTCGCGATGAGGTCGGGCCCGACGTACACCTGATGGTCGACGGGCATCTCCCGGGCGACCTCTCCGCCGTACGACGGATTCTCGACGGGCTGGCGGAATTCGGCCTGCAATGGGTGGAAGAGCCGTTGCCCGCTGACCGCCCCGGCGACCTGGCCGCGCTCGGCCGGACGACCAACGTGCGGGTGGCGACGGGCGAACAACTCGGCGGGGTAGGGGAGTTCGAGGAGTTGCTCGCGACCGAAGGCGTCTCCGTCGTGCAGCCGGACTTGTCGAGGTGTGGAGGCTTCACGGCGATCCAGACAATCGCCCCGCTCGCGCTTGCCCGTGGTGCTTTGGTCGTTCCGCATGCGTGGACGTCTCAGCTTCTGACGGCCGCCTCGTTGCACGTCAACGCCTGGCTGCCAGGCCCGGTCTTCCAGGAATACAACGCCTCCTCGGCCCCCCTCGCCTCAACCCTCGCCACCGGCCTCGAGCTGGTCGACGGCCACGTCCTGCTACCGCCTGGCCCGGGCCTCGGCATCACCGTCGACGAGAACGTCGTCGAGGCCCACCGCATTCTCTAA
- a CDS encoding PIG-L deacetylase family protein: MKYVCVFAHQDDEMRCLGTLLRLREAGHEIAFVTVTKGDKGLPYVLEADAVGVRDEEMRSVAAAFDAEYVCLGREDGYTYDDPGLRRDLLAAIRSTRADVLITHWTTDYNADHVVTAKAVTDAALFANLASFPTDPTTAFATAASAEIAMDAAPLGAVPRIWYVDPGAGYGFEATHFVELSPGHASRKAELIRYHRSQMDVIRQLSGTDYADQLADLDRLTGNRLMAGPTEAFRPCLAERRIPWPSDLPGRL; the protein is encoded by the coding sequence ATGAAGTACGTGTGCGTTTTCGCTCATCAGGATGACGAGATGCGTTGTCTCGGCACGCTTTTGCGCCTTCGCGAGGCTGGGCACGAGATCGCGTTCGTGACCGTGACGAAGGGCGATAAAGGCCTGCCGTACGTCTTGGAAGCGGACGCCGTCGGGGTGCGCGACGAGGAGATGCGGAGCGTGGCGGCCGCCTTCGATGCGGAATACGTCTGCCTGGGTCGGGAGGACGGCTACACGTACGACGATCCGGGGCTGCGGCGTGACCTGCTCGCCGCGATTCGGTCCACCCGGGCCGACGTACTGATCACGCACTGGACCACCGACTACAACGCGGACCACGTCGTCACCGCGAAGGCCGTCACCGACGCCGCGTTGTTCGCCAACCTCGCGTCCTTCCCAACGGACCCCACGACAGCTTTCGCCACGGCCGCCTCGGCGGAAATCGCCATGGATGCTGCGCCACTGGGCGCGGTACCGCGGATTTGGTACGTCGATCCCGGCGCCGGCTATGGCTTCGAGGCGACGCATTTCGTCGAGCTGAGCCCGGGTCATGCCTCGCGCAAGGCGGAGCTGATCCGGTATCACCGCAGCCAGATGGACGTCATCCGCCAACTCAGCGGGACCGACTACGCCGACCAACTCGCCGACCTCGACCGACTCACCGGCAACCGCCTGATGGCCGGCCCAACCGAAGCCTTCCGCCCCTGCCTAGCCGAACGCCGAATCCCCTGGCCCTCCGACCTCCCCGGCCGCCTATAA
- a CDS encoding SDR family oxidoreductase, with the protein MGEQSRIAVVTGAGGGIGAACAIALAGQYDATLCVDRDLARATATAEAIGGLVLQADAEDPDFGQTVAAEIAKHGRTAVVVHALAYEEHAPAADLTRESMLRSLALGPVAAFSLFQACASDGAALIAIGSLHETQPFRNCVGYNAAHGALGQVVRTLAHEWAPRRIRVNAVVPGWIETPGERELYGADHLAMASAGLPFGAMGTAAQIAEAVAFVASASYMSGSFVTVDGGLSVSLARLPGEA; encoded by the coding sequence ATGGGAGAACAATCCAGGATCGCCGTCGTCACCGGTGCGGGTGGTGGCATCGGCGCCGCGTGCGCGATCGCGCTCGCCGGCCAGTACGACGCGACGCTGTGCGTGGACCGGGATCTCGCGAGAGCGACCGCCACCGCCGAGGCAATCGGCGGGCTTGTTTTGCAGGCAGACGCCGAAGACCCGGACTTCGGCCAAACGGTCGCGGCGGAGATCGCCAAACACGGCCGAACCGCCGTCGTCGTACACGCCCTCGCCTATGAGGAGCACGCGCCCGCCGCCGACCTCACCCGCGAGTCGATGCTGCGAAGCCTCGCGCTCGGCCCGGTCGCCGCCTTCTCCCTCTTCCAGGCCTGCGCGTCAGACGGTGCCGCACTCATCGCGATCGGGTCCTTGCACGAGACGCAGCCCTTCCGGAATTGCGTCGGCTATAACGCGGCACACGGCGCACTCGGCCAGGTCGTACGGACGCTCGCGCACGAGTGGGCGCCACGCCGGATCCGCGTCAACGCCGTCGTACCCGGCTGGATCGAGACCCCGGGTGAGCGCGAGCTGTACGGCGCGGACCACCTCGCAATGGCCTCGGCCGGTCTGCCCTTCGGCGCGATGGGTACGGCCGCGCAGATCGCGGAAGCGGTCGCCTTCGTCGCGAGCGCGTCGTACATGTCGGGGTCGTTCGTGACCGTCGACGGCGGGTTGTCGGTGTCGCTGGCGCGGCTGCCGGGTGAGGCGTGA
- the dapE gene encoding succinyl-diaminopimelate desuccinylase has translation MTLDLTVSGPDLAVALIDLESVSKNEKALADAVETALSAYGHLQVSRFGNTVVARTDLGRDERIVVAGHLDTVPLNDNLPARRADGLIHGLGACDMKGGVAVGLRLAANLPAPNRDITYVFYDCEEIASEYNGLGKLVANRPDLLEGVFAVVMEPSNAVVEAGCQGTLRAEITLTGERAHTARSWMGVNAVHAAGDVLALLKAYEPRRVIIDGLEYREGLNAVAITGGVAGNVVPDVCTISVNYRFAPNRSEAEAEAHVREVFEGFDLVISDSAAGGMPGLDRPAAAAFVELVGGKPSPKFGWTDVARFTQLGVPAVNYGPGDPLLAHTQKEFVPEAEIVQCEEILTAWLTLG, from the coding sequence ATGACTCTCGACCTCACTGTGTCCGGGCCGGATCTGGCCGTCGCGTTGATCGATCTCGAGTCGGTCAGCAAGAACGAGAAGGCCCTCGCGGACGCGGTCGAGACTGCCCTCTCGGCGTACGGACATCTCCAGGTGTCGCGGTTCGGCAACACCGTCGTCGCGCGGACGGACCTCGGCCGGGACGAGCGGATCGTGGTCGCGGGCCACCTCGACACGGTTCCGCTGAACGACAACCTGCCGGCCCGGCGCGCGGACGGCCTGATCCACGGGCTCGGCGCCTGCGACATGAAGGGTGGTGTCGCCGTCGGCCTGCGCCTCGCCGCGAACCTGCCCGCGCCGAACCGGGACATCACCTACGTCTTCTACGACTGCGAGGAGATCGCCTCCGAGTACAACGGCCTCGGCAAGCTCGTCGCGAATCGGCCGGACCTGCTCGAGGGCGTGTTCGCCGTCGTGATGGAGCCGTCGAACGCAGTCGTCGAGGCCGGTTGCCAGGGCACGTTGCGGGCCGAGATCACCCTGACCGGCGAGCGGGCGCACACCGCGCGTTCGTGGATGGGCGTCAACGCCGTGCACGCCGCCGGGGACGTGCTCGCGCTGCTCAAGGCGTACGAGCCACGCCGGGTGATTATCGACGGCCTGGAATACCGCGAAGGCCTGAACGCCGTCGCCATCACCGGTGGCGTGGCCGGCAACGTCGTACCGGATGTGTGCACGATTTCGGTGAACTACCGGTTCGCGCCGAACCGGTCGGAGGCCGAGGCCGAGGCGCATGTGCGCGAGGTGTTCGAGGGCTTCGACCTGGTCATCAGCGACTCGGCCGCGGGCGGCATGCCCGGGCTGGACCGTCCCGCCGCGGCCGCGTTCGTCGAGCTCGTCGGCGGCAAGCCCAGCCCGAAGTTCGGCTGGACCGACGTGGCCCGCTTCACCCAACTCGGCGTACCGGCGGTCAACTACGGCCCCGGCGATCCGTTGCTCGCGCACACGCAGAAGGAGTTCGTCCCCGAGGCCGAGATCGTCCAGTGCGAGGAGATCCTCACGGCCTGGCTCACCCTCGGCTGA
- a CDS encoding alpha/beta fold hydrolase, whose protein sequence is MSTLAVPGATLYYETRGEGPALLLICGGIYDAEGYDALATALADRYTVITYDRRGNSRSPLDAAPTPQTIQEHADDAYRLLQAVGPAYVFGNSSGALIALELATSHPDHVKAVVAHEPPAFAVLPDAAYYEAMAKDVEQAFASDGPEAAMGVFAAALGMTQQEQQAEPSPEAMGRMMANIPQFIGYEVAPFSRYSPDLDALRRHPRIVLAAGTTSAGEAPHHAALALAGELGTEPLILPGDHGGFGAHADAFATSLTKVFSRG, encoded by the coding sequence ATGAGCACGCTCGCCGTCCCTGGCGCCACCCTGTACTACGAGACGCGCGGCGAAGGTCCTGCGCTGCTACTGATCTGTGGTGGCATCTACGACGCCGAGGGGTACGACGCCCTCGCGACAGCGCTTGCTGATCGCTACACGGTCATTACGTACGACAGGCGCGGCAACTCCCGTAGCCCGCTAGACGCCGCTCCGACGCCTCAGACGATCCAGGAGCACGCAGACGACGCGTACAGGCTCTTGCAGGCCGTAGGCCCGGCGTACGTCTTCGGAAACAGCTCAGGCGCCCTAATCGCGCTAGAGCTCGCCACAAGCCACCCGGACCACGTCAAGGCCGTGGTAGCGCATGAGCCGCCAGCGTTCGCCGTACTGCCCGATGCGGCGTACTACGAGGCTATGGCGAAGGACGTCGAGCAGGCGTTCGCAAGCGACGGCCCGGAGGCGGCGATGGGCGTGTTCGCGGCTGCGCTCGGGATGACCCAGCAAGAGCAGCAGGCCGAGCCGAGCCCGGAGGCGATGGGCCGGATGATGGCGAACATCCCGCAGTTCATCGGCTACGAGGTGGCGCCGTTCAGCCGGTACTCCCCCGACCTCGACGCGTTGCGGCGGCACCCGCGGATCGTCCTGGCGGCCGGTACGACGTCCGCGGGCGAGGCGCCGCACCACGCCGCGCTAGCGCTTGCCGGGGAGCTCGGAACCGAGCCGCTCATCCTGCCCGGCGACCACGGCGGCTTCGGCGCCCACGCGGACGCCTTCGCCACCTCATTGACCAAGGTGTTCAGCCGAGGGTGA
- a CDS encoding TIGR00730 family Rossman fold protein produces the protein MTDPSIHPDRPPESQRGPVVMRRNQVQNSTSEQRLLDSRGPSDWVHTDPWRVLRIQSEFVEGFGMLAELGPAISVFGSARTKPTDPMYAAAEETGRKLVNAGYAVITGGGPGVMEAANKGASEAGGISVGLGIELPFENGLNEWVDIGMNFRYFFTRKTMFVKYAQGFVVMPGGFGTLDELFEALTLAQTRKVTSFPVVLFGSSYWGGLVDWLRETMLADGKIAPPDLDMFTVTDDVDEAISYIVKSGEMADAAAEAAAAAAAADVAEGDSEEARARREAHRLGSDGS, from the coding sequence ATGACGGATCCTTCCATTCACCCTGACCGGCCGCCCGAATCGCAGCGCGGGCCCGTCGTGATGCGGCGTAACCAGGTCCAGAACTCCACCTCGGAGCAGCGGCTGCTGGACAGTCGCGGGCCGTCGGACTGGGTCCACACCGACCCGTGGCGGGTGCTGCGGATCCAGTCGGAGTTCGTGGAGGGTTTCGGCATGCTGGCCGAGCTCGGCCCGGCGATCAGCGTGTTCGGCTCGGCACGGACCAAACCGACCGACCCGATGTACGCCGCGGCGGAGGAGACCGGCCGGAAGCTGGTCAACGCCGGCTACGCGGTCATCACCGGCGGCGGTCCGGGCGTGATGGAGGCGGCGAACAAGGGTGCCTCCGAGGCCGGCGGCATCTCGGTCGGCCTCGGCATCGAGCTGCCCTTCGAGAACGGCCTGAACGAGTGGGTCGACATCGGGATGAACTTCCGCTACTTCTTCACCCGCAAGACGATGTTCGTGAAGTACGCGCAGGGGTTTGTGGTGATGCCTGGAGGGTTCGGCACGCTGGACGAGCTGTTCGAGGCGCTCACGCTGGCGCAGACCCGCAAGGTCACGTCGTTCCCGGTGGTGCTGTTCGGGTCGTCGTACTGGGGTGGTCTGGTCGACTGGCTGCGCGAGACGATGCTGGCCGACGGCAAGATCGCGCCGCCGGACCTCGACATGTTCACTGTCACGGATGACGTCGACGAGGCGATCAGCTACATCGTGAAGTCCGGCGAGATGGCCGACGCCGCCGCCGAGGCCGCTGCCGCCGCTGCTGCCGCGGACGTCGCAGAGGGCGACAGCGAGGAAGCGCGAGCCCGGCGCGAGGCCCACCGCCTCGGCTCCGACGGCAGCTGA
- a CDS encoding DivIVA domain-containing protein, whose amino-acid sequence MGRFRNRVWGGSAAPVVRLTGPAWHDRGVMWFFALVIVVLIGAVAVVASGRWGGMAEVYDDRPDVLVPARRALTADDIESSRFAVGVRGYRMDEVDTLLERVAREVAERDRRIAALERAQTVPAFTYADEPVAETAPAETPPAEAAEPAEPTAPLPTYHETPEVAEAAQTAEVAETPYETPYEAAAVAEEEQGPATVTPEADDAGTVSTEVYDAGSIFAPEPSPEPKPAPEPVVELPVAEPKPVAGTKPAAEPETTEFDAIGEPDAAEVDDASVTRRH is encoded by the coding sequence GTGGGCCGGTTCCGGAACCGGGTGTGGGGCGGTTCGGCCGCGCCGGTTGTGCGACTGACCGGCCCGGCGTGGCACGATCGGGGCGTGATGTGGTTCTTCGCCCTCGTAATCGTCGTGCTGATCGGTGCTGTCGCCGTGGTCGCCTCCGGGCGCTGGGGTGGCATGGCCGAGGTCTACGACGACCGCCCCGACGTGCTCGTCCCGGCCCGCCGTGCCCTGACCGCCGATGACATCGAGTCTTCGCGCTTCGCGGTCGGCGTTCGCGGTTACCGGATGGACGAGGTCGACACGCTACTCGAACGCGTCGCCCGCGAAGTCGCCGAGCGCGACCGCCGCATCGCCGCCCTCGAACGCGCCCAGACCGTCCCGGCCTTCACCTACGCCGACGAGCCGGTAGCCGAGACCGCCCCGGCCGAGACCCCGCCCGCGGAGGCGGCCGAACCGGCCGAGCCCACGGCACCCCTCCCGACGTACCACGAGACCCCTGAGGTGGCTGAGGCCGCTCAGACGGCCGAGGTTGCCGAGACGCCGTACGAGACGCCGTACGAGGCTGCAGCGGTCGCCGAGGAGGAGCAGGGCCCGGCGACGGTCACACCCGAGGCGGACGACGCTGGCACGGTGTCCACCGAGGTGTACGACGCGGGCAGCATCTTCGCCCCCGAACCGTCCCCGGAGCCCAAGCCGGCGCCCGAGCCCGTCGTGGAGCTCCCGGTCGCGGAGCCCAAGCCGGTCGCGGGGACCAAGCCGGCCGCGGAGCCGGAGACGACAGAGTTCGACGCAATCGGGGAGCCGGATGCGGCCGAGGTCGACGACGCATCCGTGACCCGGCGGCACTGA
- a CDS encoding SRPBCC family protein has protein sequence MPNSPEPKPPCHAEASVEVAVGAHKVWNAVVDWDIQSTWMLFTKVRGTANDGQGIGGGVAARTSVGPFGFTDNMVITHWEPPLRCSVKHLGKLVRGTGDFIVTPMASGTRFTWAEDVIPPFGKYGIAAWPFIRPFFELMMRISLSRLVSVVTAR, from the coding sequence ATGCCGAACTCGCCGGAGCCGAAACCCCCGTGTCACGCGGAGGCTTCCGTCGAGGTCGCCGTCGGTGCGCACAAAGTCTGGAACGCGGTCGTCGATTGGGACATCCAGTCCACCTGGATGCTCTTCACCAAGGTCCGTGGGACCGCGAACGACGGCCAGGGCATCGGCGGCGGGGTCGCGGCCCGCACAAGTGTCGGTCCCTTCGGATTCACTGACAACATGGTCATCACCCACTGGGAACCACCCCTGCGCTGCAGCGTGAAACACCTCGGCAAGCTCGTCCGCGGTACCGGCGACTTCATCGTCACGCCCATGGCCTCCGGCACCCGCTTCACCTGGGCCGAGGACGTCATCCCGCCCTTCGGCAAGTACGGCATCGCCGCCTGGCCGTTCATCCGCCCCTTCTTCGAGCTGATGATGCGAATCTCGCTCTCCCGCCTCGTCTCCGTGGTCACGGCCCGATGA
- a CDS encoding DNA-3-methyladenine glycosylase I gives MTVAGPDGLPRCTWASSSPDYVAYHDNEWGKPIRDDQGLYERVSLESFQSGLSWITILRKRPAFRTAFANFNPQVVAEYGPADFDRLMADVGIVRNRAKINAAITNAKALLALDPGEFTELLWSFAPPERPAPLTSEDIPAITPESIAMSKTLKKNGFVFVGPTTCYALMQATGMVNDHLATCISR, from the coding sequence ATGACCGTGGCCGGCCCTGACGGTCTGCCGCGCTGCACCTGGGCCTCCTCGTCACCCGACTACGTCGCCTACCACGACAACGAGTGGGGCAAGCCGATCCGCGACGACCAGGGCCTGTACGAACGAGTCAGCCTCGAGTCGTTCCAATCCGGCCTCTCGTGGATCACCATCCTCCGCAAACGCCCCGCCTTCCGTACGGCCTTCGCCAACTTCAACCCACAAGTGGTCGCCGAATACGGCCCAGCGGACTTCGACCGCCTAATGGCCGACGTCGGAATCGTGCGCAACCGAGCCAAGATCAACGCCGCCATCACCAACGCCAAAGCCCTACTGGCCTTGGACCCGGGCGAGTTCACCGAATTGCTCTGGTCTTTCGCCCCACCGGAGCGACCGGCCCCCCTCACCAGCGAGGACATCCCCGCGATCACCCCAGAATCGATCGCGATGTCCAAAACCCTAAAGAAAAACGGCTTCGTCTTCGTAGGCCCAACCACCTGCTACGCCCTGATGCAAGCCACCGGCATGGTCAACGACCACCTAGCCACCTGCATCTCCCGCTAG